In Drosophila miranda strain MSH22 chromosome XR, D.miranda_PacBio2.1, whole genome shotgun sequence, the genomic window TGAACAGACTACAGAATAAAAACAAATACACAAATATTAAACAACACATACccccccacacccacacctacAAAACTGAAGCCCGAGCTGGAGTTTAGCGATGACACAAACCCAACAGCCAACCCCACCCCCCCACTCTACCATACAGCTGTTTAGCAATCATTTTAACGGCACTCTGTGGGCGTGTGTGCATCTGAGGGtatctgtgtgtatgtgttCGCTGATTACCCAAGAAAATGTCAATGCAAATATGATTCGCGGAAAAGCAGCAGCGACGTTGCTTACTCACCCTTGATACGAGCAGTGGTCGCTCCTCTGGACAGTCGGCGCCAGAAAAAGCTGCACCCCTGATAGCTGAAGCCGTAGCCGTCCGTCCATCTCATCCATCATTTGTTTACTAACTTTAACGCTTTGTTTTATTCTCCTATTTcttatgttttttttgtagCGCTGGCGGCGACGCTGGTTCACGCTGAAGCAGGGCGAGATACCCGAACAGTTCTGCCTTGAATACTACACCGATCACAATTGCCGCAAGCTGAAGGGCGTCATCGATTTGGATCAATGCGAGCAAGTGGACTGCGGCCTGCGGCTGGAGAATCGCAAGCAGAAGTTTCAGTACATGTTCGACATCAAGACGCCGAAGCGCACGTACTACCTGGCTGCGGAGACAGAATCGGACATGCGGGATTGGGTTAACTGCATCTGCCAGGTGTGTCACCTGCATGACACCAAGCAGTCGAATGAGCTGCCACTGGGCTCTGTGGGGGCAGGTGAGAGAACAACACATAAATAAAAGAATTCGTACCTAATTTGTGTCCCATTTGTTCCCACAACAGACGAGAATCGCACGCAGAACACGAGCTCCAGCGGTGGCCTGAGCAACTCCACACAAAATACAACCACCACTTCGTTGCACTCTTCGGCGGGAACTATCGCCGCTCAGGCTACGGCAACGGGGGGAGCTGCCCAAATGCGTCGTCCGGTGGTCATTGATCAGCAGCCACTGCCGCAGAATCCCGGCAACAACAACTCGGACTCGGTCTACGTCAACACGGAGTACAGCAATCGCGAGACAATGCTGTGTGATGGAAACTTCGATCAGCAAGATTTACTCTCGGCAGCACAACAGCAGCCGCCCCCCTCGCCGGCCACGGCCCTCTATTTGAACCATAGTGCGCTGATCCAGGCTCAGGCAGCGGCTGCAGCCgccgagcagcagcaacaacagcaacagcaggctGCCCGTCTTGCGGTCAATGCGAACGGAGTGGTGCGGAAGCTGCCAGAGCATCTGGTGCTCACCCAACAAACCCTGGCCGAGGCAGCAGCCGAGCAGCAGCATAGCAGCGTGCAGGCATCGCCAGCCCTGAGCACCGCCTCTGGACCGTATATACCCATTAGCGAGTGCTTCTCGGGCAGCCCCAAGTTCCTGCTGGACAACCACCACTCCAGTACAGGCGGTCccggcccagatggggccataccAAACAATCCCACAACGCCGTTGAACAATTTGGATCCCAAGTTTTACGATACACCGCGTAGTCATAACAATATTGGCCTAAATCTGACCAATGACCAGTCCTACTCCCCCAAAATTACCAACTTGAGTCTGGTAATTGAATATGAATATAGATCTAATCCGATCCATGAGTAATCGTCATTGTATTTTCCTCTTTATAGCAACAGCTGGCGGCTAACTCTGCTAGCAAGCAGCGTTCCGACTCGGACTCGGAGAGCGTCTTCACCGATGACGATGAGTGGGCGCATCCCCTGCCACTCCGCGAGAATGTGGGTAAGTAGTCACCGcatctccactccactccgaATTGGTGAATATCTAAGATTATTCATAGATCGCAGCACCAGACCCTCGGATAGTTCCATTGAGAACGAATCATTTGTGCTGACTTACTCGCAGCGCTTCTCCAAAATGCCCGAAGATGGTGCAGCCGTAGCTCCGCCACCCGACAAGCAGTCAAAACTGACGGCCGCATCATCTCTGGCAGATGCAGGCGACCATCGCACATTGGAGAAGCTGGCCAAGGTGTTGAAGAACAAGAATAATCTCATACTAGACTTTAAGGAGAATGAAAAGTGAGTAGCACGAGACCACCCCGACCAGCAACAACCAATCAATATAAATCCCAATCATTTTCCCTCAATTCCAGAATCACTCGGGATCTGCCGCAGCTTTCGGACACGGAAAACACATCGCCAGCTATTGTGGCCCGTCGGAATGCAAGCTCCGGGTTTATTGAGGAAAGCTACGACATTCCACGCTCCCATCAGCTGCCCTACTACAATGTCAGCCAGCTGCTGGGCGAGCGACCGGTCACCAGTCCGCACAACAGCAACCCCATTGCTGCTTCCACGCCCAATTTGATGGCAGCAGCCGATCTGGCTGCCGTTGcggtgccagtggcagtggcagccaaTCCCTGCCAGACTCCGGCTACCATAGCAGCCACCTCACCCACAAGTGCGCGTACGCTGCCCCGCCCACACTGCTACACCAATGCAGCGCCCACCAAAATGGAGGGAAATGTGTTTCGATACGATTTCATCGAGCAAATGGATTGTCCGCCAGTGAACCGCAAACTGAAACCAAAGGCTGCCGGCACTCCTGCCGTGGAGGATAAGCCTCCGGAGGAGTTCCCAGCCAAGCCGCCGGTGGGCGTCGAGCATTTGACCAGCAAATTGGGCGCGGCCCAGCTGCAGCCGATTGGGCCGCCCAGCGTGGATCGCAAGTGTAAACCAAATGCGTACAAGGTAAGGCTGGAAGGATCTCTCCCTAAATGTACGCTATAAGATTCCTTTGCTCTATTTTCAGCTTGGCACTTCGGCCACCATGTCGCCGTCGTCGCGTCGCTCTTCCGGAGCACCACTCTCCATGGTGCTACCCCACGAGACCGATGTTCACTCCTCGGCGTTGGTTGCCTACTTCCATGAGACGCGCACTCTGCCACGCcagcaacatcgtccgcatcCCAACAGTCCTGGCAGCCTCTCAGTGCAGCATCAGCGCACAGCGTCGGCAGTAGCTGCCATGATGACCTCCTCAGGCGCAGCGCCGAAACAACAGCCGCCAGCGCAGGCAAATCACAAGCTGCAGTACTTTGATCTGGATGTAACCAACAAGCCGCCCCTGCTCAATCGATCGAGCATGAGTGTGGGAAATCTCTATACCCAGGGCGGGAACGCAGGCGGTGGCATACGTCTAGCAGCGGTGGATGCGGCCTCAGCCCGGGCTCCTGTGCCCAGCAGCGTGGTCTACAAATCCGTGGACTTTGTCAAGACGGATGCATTTAAGCGGATACGCGAGGAGCGCAACAAGGACAGCAACGAGGGCAAATGATTGAGCTTGGTCTCCGTCTACGTCTACCCACATGAGAGCGTGCAATATCCAAGGACCATGTTGCGGATCCGGACTCCTGTAGTGCCTACACCAGCGGCCAGCCCCCATTCAAAATGCTGGCCCACAACAGTGCAAATTCAATGTGGCTTTTACATTTGTTATCATTATCATCTATCATTATCATCTCGAAATGTACACCCCACCCCCTTAAAAACTTGCGAAACGATCATGAGTATCTCTTCTATCTAGTGATAAGCTGGCACATTGTGCGTTTTATCTCTTTTAGTGTGCTTCCTTGAATCTGTAATCCTTGTAATCTGC contains:
- the LOC108151805 gene encoding protein daughter of sevenless, encoding MDRTFYEGWLIKSPPTKRIWRARWRRRWFTLKQGEIPEQFCLEYYTDHNCRKLKGVIDLDQCEQVDCGLRLENRKQKFQYMFDIKTPKRTYYLAAETESDMRDWVNCICQVCHLHDTKQSNELPLGSVGADENRTQNTSSSGGLSNSTQNTTTTSLHSSAGTIAAQATATGGAAQMRRPVVIDQQPLPQNPGNNNSDSVYVNTEYSNRETMLCDGNFDQQDLLSAAQQQPPPSPATALYLNHSALIQAQAAAAAAEQQQQQQQQAARLAVNANGVVRKLPEHLVLTQQTLAEAAAEQQHSSVQASPALSTASGPYIPISECFSGSPKFLLDNHHSSTGGPGPDGAIPNNPTTPLNNLDPKFYDTPRSHNNIGLNLTNDQSYSPKITNLSLQQLAANSASKQRSDSDSESVFTDDDEWAHPLPLRENVDRSTRPSDSSIENESFVLTYSQRFSKMPEDGAAVAPPPDKQSKLTAASSLADAGDHRTLEKLAKVLKNKNNLILDFKENEKITRDLPQLSDTENTSPAIVARRNASSGFIEESYDIPRSHQLPYYNVSQLLGERPVTSPHNSNPIAASTPNLMAAADLAAVAVPVAVAANPCQTPATIAATSPTSARTLPRPHCYTNAAPTKMEGNVFRYDFIEQMDCPPVNRKLKPKAAGTPAVEDKPPEEFPAKPPVGVEHLTSKLGAAQLQPIGPPSVDRKCKPNAYKLGTSATMSPSSRRSSGAPLSMVLPHETDVHSSALVAYFHETRTLPRQQHRPHPNSPGSLSVQHQRTASAVAAMMTSSGAAPKQQPPAQANHKLQYFDLDVTNKPPLLNRSSMSVGNLYTQGGNAGGGIRLAAVDAASARAPVPSSVVYKSVDFVKTDAFKRIREERNKDSNEGK